The proteins below are encoded in one region of Thermodesulfovibrio thiophilus DSM 17215:
- the recO gene encoding DNA repair protein RecO, with product MIYSTEAVVLKSNPYGEADLIVTYFTKDYGLLNLFAKSPRKIKSRFGSSFEPLTYAKIAFVGNNEKLQKIIQSDIIHSFHPIRENYHVFMAVGEVLRFLLMIIPRKEPHEELFSLFISSLEFIEKEKKTENALLSLKIKSLRILGYLPDFKHCGKCKDKLNGEFFYSDGFILCKKCISSHSKLILSQGAAKLLNDINGWQLKYLSRVKIAPQLFRELEEFIKKHIQSILSYN from the coding sequence ATGATTTACTCCACTGAAGCTGTTGTTCTCAAAAGCAACCCCTATGGTGAAGCAGACTTAATAGTCACATATTTTACTAAAGATTACGGTCTACTCAATCTTTTTGCAAAGAGTCCGAGAAAAATCAAAAGTAGATTCGGTAGTTCTTTTGAACCGTTGACTTATGCTAAAATAGCCTTCGTTGGAAACAATGAAAAGCTTCAGAAGATAATTCAGTCTGATATAATTCATTCTTTTCATCCCATAAGAGAAAACTATCATGTTTTTATGGCTGTAGGAGAAGTATTGCGATTTTTATTAATGATTATACCCAGAAAAGAACCACATGAAGAGTTATTTTCTCTTTTTATTAGTAGCCTTGAATTCATAGAAAAAGAGAAAAAAACAGAAAATGCTCTCCTTTCATTAAAAATAAAGAGTTTGAGAATTCTGGGATATCTTCCTGATTTTAAGCATTGCGGAAAATGTAAAGATAAACTAAATGGAGAATTTTTTTATTCTGATGGTTTTATTTTATGTAAAAAATGCATTTCATCTCATTCAAAACTTATTCTATCTCAGGGAGCTGCCAAGCTTCTTAATGATATAAATGGATGGCAGTTGAAATATCTATCAAGAGTCAAAATAGCACCTCAGCTTTTCAGAGAGCTGGAAGAATTTATAAAAAAACACATTCAAAGTATTTTAAGTTATAATTAA
- a CDS encoding histidine phosphatase family protein has translation MIPSLVIYLLRHGETEGHKKVYKGHIDVPLSKEGERQVEKVARFLKKYSDKYNFKREIIYSSPLKRAITTAEILNKELSLRIKSTDDLKERSFGKWEGLSINEILSLYPEDFEKWRMNPAIFSPPEGESTIDVSKRAKKTIKEILKNHDKNQVFIVAHGGINRVILCNILGIPLENIFRIEQDFACVNIVEFYEDVPVVKLVNGVFWADESF, from the coding sequence ATGATACCATCATTAGTAATTTATCTTCTCAGACACGGTGAAACAGAAGGACATAAAAAAGTTTATAAAGGACATATTGATGTTCCATTAAGTAAAGAAGGTGAAAGACAAGTTGAAAAAGTTGCCCGTTTTTTAAAAAAATATTCAGATAAATACAACTTTAAACGTGAAATTATTTATTCTTCACCCTTAAAAAGAGCCATTACAACAGCAGAGATACTGAACAAAGAGCTTTCTTTAAGAATTAAATCTACTGATGATCTCAAAGAACGGAGTTTTGGGAAATGGGAAGGGTTGAGTATTAATGAAATATTATCTCTTTATCCAGAAGATTTTGAAAAATGGAGAATGAATCCAGCTATATTTTCACCTCCTGAAGGTGAAAGCACAATTGATGTAAGTAAAAGAGCTAAAAAAACCATAAAAGAAATCTTAAAAAATCATGATAAAAATCAGGTATTCATAGTTGCCCATGGAGGTATAAACAGAGTTATTTTATGTAACATTCTTGGTATTCCTCTTGAAAACATATTTCGCATTGAACAGGATTTTGCATGTGTAAATATAGTTGAGTTTTATGAAGATGTTCCTGTTGTGAAACTAGTAAATGGAGTTTTCTGGGCAGATGAATCTTTTTGA
- a CDS encoding bifunctional nuclease family protein, whose translation MLIEMKVEGLLFDPRSGMYILLLQQVDGDETLPIWIGKPEADSIALALGKVLTPRPLTHDLIKNILEELEVHITKVVITDLIDNTYYALIYTHDGIKERTIDSRPSDAVAIALRVQAPIFVEEGIFELRKADELEEWLKNLKPEDFGNIM comes from the coding sequence ATGTTAATTGAGATGAAAGTTGAAGGACTACTTTTCGATCCAAGAAGTGGAATGTATATTTTACTTCTTCAGCAAGTTGACGGAGATGAAACACTTCCTATATGGATTGGTAAACCAGAGGCAGATTCAATAGCTCTTGCACTTGGGAAAGTGCTTACTCCAAGACCTTTAACTCATGATCTGATAAAAAATATACTTGAAGAACTTGAAGTACATATAACAAAAGTTGTTATTACTGATTTAATTGACAATACTTACTATGCTTTAATTTACACTCACGATGGAATAAAAGAAAGAACAATTGATTCACGGCCTTCTGATGCAGTTGCCATTGCTTTAAGAGTTCAGGCACCAATATTTGTTGAAGAAGGAATTTTTGAACTAAGAAAAGCTGATGAACTTGAGGAATGGCTTAAAAATCTCAAACCTGAAGACTTTGGCAATATCATGTAA
- the era gene encoding GTPase Era, whose translation MKCGYVAIIGKPNVGKSTLLNTILGEKVSIVTEKPQTTRNKIIGIKNFPDAQIIFIDTPGIHRPKHKLGQFMVKQSYEAMDIVDIIVFMVEPEPLKEAELLIIEKLKKFNKPVILVINKIDTIAKQNLLPLIDIYKDWYPFKEIIPISALKSDGVQNLLEIIISYLPEGQKLYPEDMLTDQMERFMVSEFIREKIMKYTMDEIPYSVAVQIERWEETKKLIKISANIYVEREGQKIIIIGKKGERLKKIATEARLELEKFLGTKVFLEVWVKVRKKWRQKDMLLKALGY comes from the coding sequence ATGAAATGTGGATATGTTGCAATAATTGGTAAACCAAATGTGGGAAAATCAACACTTCTTAATACAATTCTTGGTGAAAAAGTTTCAATTGTAACGGAAAAACCGCAAACAACACGTAATAAAATAATAGGGATAAAAAATTTTCCTGATGCTCAGATTATTTTTATTGATACACCAGGAATTCACAGACCAAAACATAAACTTGGTCAATTTATGGTTAAACAATCGTACGAAGCAATGGATATTGTTGACATAATTGTTTTCATGGTAGAACCTGAACCTCTGAAAGAAGCTGAACTGTTGATTATTGAAAAACTTAAAAAATTCAATAAACCTGTTATTTTAGTAATCAATAAAATTGACACAATCGCAAAACAGAATCTTCTTCCATTAATTGATATCTATAAAGATTGGTACCCATTCAAAGAAATTATTCCCATTTCCGCGCTCAAGTCTGACGGAGTTCAGAATTTGCTTGAAATCATCATATCATATCTTCCAGAAGGTCAAAAACTTTATCCTGAAGATATGCTTACTGACCAGATGGAACGTTTTATGGTCAGTGAGTTCATCAGGGAAAAAATCATGAAATACACCATGGATGAAATTCCATACTCGGTTGCTGTTCAGATTGAAAGATGGGAAGAGACTAAAAAGTTGATTAAAATATCAGCAAATATTTATGTTGAAAGAGAAGGTCAAAAAATTATTATAATAGGTAAAAAAGGCGAACGTCTCAAAAAAATAGCCACTGAGGCAAGGCTTGAGCTTGAAAAATTTTTAGGAACAAAGGTCTTTCTTGAAGTGTGGGTAAAAGTGAGAAAAAAATGGAGACAAAAAGATATGTTATTAAAGGCATTAGGGTACTAA
- a CDS encoding MarC family protein, with translation MDILKTFLLTFIPLFVAIDAPGILPLYISFIEGIPHTERKHIARQSVITAFLVAISFLLLGNVIFYLLGINLEDFMIAGGILLLILSISDILRVKEREIEMSDTLGVVPIGTPLLAGPATLTTVIILSGTHGYPIVIFSLFLNLLIAWIILDKANFVIKIMGIYGIKAFAKVMALLLSAIAISLIKRGLIKILGVS, from the coding sequence ATGGATATATTAAAAACATTTTTACTTACATTTATTCCTCTTTTTGTTGCAATTGATGCTCCGGGAATTTTACCTCTTTATATTTCCTTTATTGAAGGGATACCACATACCGAGAGAAAACATATTGCCAGGCAGTCAGTAATAACAGCATTCCTAGTTGCGATTTCGTTTCTTCTTCTAGGAAATGTTATATTTTATCTGCTTGGAATAAATCTTGAAGACTTTATGATTGCTGGAGGAATTCTTCTTTTGATTCTTTCAATATCAGATATTTTGAGAGTAAAAGAAAGAGAAATAGAAATGAGTGATACTCTTGGAGTTGTTCCAATTGGCACTCCTTTATTAGCAGGTCCTGCAACGCTTACAACTGTGATTATTCTTTCAGGGACACATGGATATCCTATTGTAATTTTTTCACTTTTTTTGAATCTCTTGATTGCCTGGATTATACTCGACAAAGCTAACTTTGTGATAAAAATAATGGGTATTTATGGAATAAAAGCCTTTGCTAAAGTCATGGCTCTTCTTTTAAGCGCAATTGCTATAAGCCTTATCAAAAGAGGACTGATAAAAATTTTAGGAGTAAGTTAA
- a CDS encoding pyridoxal phosphate-dependent aminotransferase yields the protein MIAERATKVKPSPTLAVDSKAKQLKAKGMDVVNFGVGEPDFDTPEHIKEAAIKAIKDGFTKYTPVGGIDELKEAIIEKLEKDNKLTYNKENIVVSCGAKHSLYNIAQALFGPGDEVIIPSPYWVSYPDQVLLNDAIPIIVNTYEEDEFMLRPEVLKEKITSRSKALILNSPSNPTGFIYTENALKEIAEIALKHNLYIISDEIYEKLIYDNEKHISIASLSEEIKEKTIVVNGLSKAYAMTGWRIGYAAGHTEIIKTMTTIQSQSTSNPTSIAQKAAVAALRGNQNCVSEMRKEFEKRRNFLVQELNRIPGVSCKMPKGAFYVFPNISNIFGKKIDKNIINSSMDLSIYLLEKALVALVPGSAFGAEGYIRISYATSMENLSKGIDRISKALEQLI from the coding sequence ATGATAGCTGAAAGAGCAACAAAAGTTAAGCCATCACCAACACTTGCTGTGGACTCAAAAGCAAAACAACTCAAAGCAAAAGGTATGGATGTTGTGAACTTTGGAGTTGGAGAGCCAGATTTTGACACTCCTGAACATATTAAAGAGGCTGCGATAAAAGCAATCAAGGATGGATTTACAAAATATACACCAGTTGGAGGAATTGATGAACTAAAAGAAGCAATCATTGAAAAACTCGAAAAAGACAACAAGTTAACATACAACAAAGAAAACATTGTTGTATCATGCGGGGCAAAGCATTCTCTATATAATATTGCTCAAGCTTTATTCGGCCCAGGTGATGAGGTTATTATACCTTCTCCATACTGGGTTTCATATCCAGATCAGGTATTGCTCAACGACGCCATACCGATTATTGTAAATACTTATGAAGAAGATGAGTTCATGCTCCGTCCAGAGGTTTTAAAAGAAAAGATTACATCACGTTCAAAGGCACTTATTTTAAACTCCCCATCCAATCCAACAGGATTTATATATACTGAAAATGCTCTTAAAGAAATTGCAGAGATAGCACTCAAACACAATCTTTATATTATTTCTGATGAAATATATGAAAAACTTATTTATGATAATGAAAAACATATAAGTATTGCTTCTCTGAGTGAAGAAATAAAAGAAAAAACCATTGTTGTAAATGGATTAAGTAAAGCCTATGCAATGACAGGCTGGAGAATTGGTTATGCAGCAGGACATACTGAAATCATAAAAACAATGACAACAATACAGAGCCAGTCCACATCAAATCCAACATCTATAGCCCAGAAAGCAGCAGTAGCAGCTTTACGTGGTAATCAGAATTGTGTTTCTGAAATGCGAAAAGAGTTTGAAAAAAGAAGAAATTTTCTTGTACAAGAACTAAACAGGATTCCTGGAGTATCATGTAAGATGCCAAAAGGTGCTTTTTATGTCTTTCCAAATATAAGTAATATTTTCGGCAAAAAGATAGATAAAAACATTATAAATTCTTCAATGGATTTAAGCATTTACCTGCTTGAAAAAGCCCTTGTTGCACTTGTTCCTGGTTCTGCTTTTGGCGCAGAAGGTTATATAAGAATATCCTATGCAACAAGCATGGAGAATTTATCTAAAGGAATTGATAGAATTAGTAAAGCTCTGGAACAACTTATATGA
- the cobO gene encoding cob(I)yrinic acid a,c-diamide adenosyltransferase, whose amino-acid sequence MPGFIHVYTGEGKGKTTSAIGLTVRAIGSGLKVLFVQFIKSASTGELEILKKFPELVEIYRCSTGFIQESPDETQIQLVKLAIKDIEEKLKTKHYDMIIFDELSVAIKKGLISQQSVERLINLTPENTELIITGRDAPDWLIDKADLVTEMKNVKHYFDRGIHARKGIEY is encoded by the coding sequence ATGCCAGGATTTATTCATGTCTATACTGGTGAAGGGAAAGGTAAAACAACATCAGCAATTGGACTCACTGTAAGAGCAATCGGTAGTGGATTGAAAGTTTTATTTGTTCAATTTATAAAAAGTGCCTCTACTGGTGAACTAGAAATATTGAAAAAATTTCCAGAACTTGTTGAAATTTACAGATGCAGTACTGGTTTTATTCAAGAAAGTCCTGATGAAACTCAGATACAATTGGTGAAACTGGCTATTAAAGACATCGAGGAAAAGCTTAAAACAAAGCATTATGATATGATTATTTTTGATGAACTTTCAGTGGCAATAAAAAAAGGGCTCATTTCGCAACAATCAGTTGAAAGACTTATTAATCTTACACCAGAAAATACAGAACTGATTATTACAGGGAGAGATGCTCCTGACTGGCTTATTGATAAAGCAGATCTGGTTACAGAGATGAAAAATGTGAAACATTATTTTGATAGAGGTATCCATGCAAGAAAGGGAATTGAGTACTGA